The genomic window GTATCGAGGGGCTGTCCTGGCTGGGGGCGCTGCAGTCCGCCGGGTCCGACGGCTCGCTCTCGGACCTGGACATCGCCCTGTTCCCCCCGTTCACCCTCCTGCCCGTGCTCTCGGAGGCGGCGAGGGAGGCCGGGGCCGCGCTGGGATCGCAGGACCTCTTCTACGAGAGCAGGGGAGCCTTCACCGGCGAGATCTCGGCGGGGATGCTGGTCGAGGCCGGATGCTCCTGGGCGATCGTCGGGCACAGCGAGAGGCGACACATCCTCGGCGAGTCGCATGACACGGTGGCCCGCAAGCTCCGAGCCGCCCTCGGATCCGGCCTTGGCGTGGTGCTCTGCGTCGGCGAGACCCTCCCCGAGCGTGAGGCCGGGATGGAGAAGGCCGTCGTCGAGGAGATGCTGGGATCCGCCCTGGCGGGAATAGCCGACCCCGATCCTGCCGTGATAGTCGTGGCATACGAACCTGTGTGGGCGATAGGCACGGGCAGGAATGCGACTCCGGAGCAGGCGTCGGCCATGCACGGTCACGTCAGGGGAGTGCTCGCACGGCTCCATCCCGGGCCTTTCGCCGGCTCCTGCAGGATCATCTACGGGGGCAGCGTGAACCCGGGCAACGCCGGATCCATCCTCGCGATGCCCGACGTCGACGGAGCGCTCGTGGGCGGGGCCAGTCTCGATGCAGGCTCCTTCCTCGGCATAATCGAGTCCCGGAGGCACACGTCGGGATGACTCCATCCCTCGATGCGCCCGGCGGTCGGACTGCACCCCGGGGGATCCCCGCCAGGATAGGCATCGTCCTGTCGGCCATCGCCGGCATGTTCGTCTTCAGGTTCGCCCTGCGGGCCGCGGGGGTGCTCGACCTCCCGGGCGCATGGCTGTGGGGGACCGCCGCCT from Candidatus Fermentibacter sp. includes these protein-coding regions:
- the tpiA gene encoding triose-phosphate isomerase, with amino-acid sequence MDGRCPFFGANWKMNGSGIEGLSWLGALQSAGSDGSLSDLDIALFPPFTLLPVLSEAAREAGAALGSQDLFYESRGAFTGEISAGMLVEAGCSWAIVGHSERRHILGESHDTVARKLRAALGSGLGVVLCVGETLPEREAGMEKAVVEEMLGSALAGIADPDPAVIVVAYEPVWAIGTGRNATPEQASAMHGHVRGVLARLHPGPFAGSCRIIYGGSVNPGNAGSILAMPDVDGALVGGASLDAGSFLGIIESRRHTSG